In a single window of the Nicotiana tomentosiformis chromosome 8, ASM39032v3, whole genome shotgun sequence genome:
- the LOC138897005 gene encoding uncharacterized protein: MLTKRLLRRISGQKNFFVCGIGPDEYNRASACQSAKEIWEALQTVHEGTTQVKQSKIDLLTTKYELFRIKDDESIQDMHTRFTSIINELHSLGEIIPRNKLVKKILSVLPGSWESKVNAITEAKDL, from the coding sequence ATGCTGACAAAAAGGCTATTGAGAAGAATTTCAGGGCAAAAAAACTTTTTTGTATGTGGCATCGGACCAGATGAATACAATCGCGCCTCAGCTTGTCAGAGTGCtaaggagatctgggaagctctTCAAACAGTACACGAAGGgacaactcaagtcaagcagtcGAAGATCGACTTGTTGACAACTAAGTATGAGCTCTTCAGAATAAAGGACGAcgagtccattcaggacatgcacacTCGTTTCACCTCTATCATCAATGAGCTTCACTCGCTAGGAGAAATCATTCCCAGGAACAAACTTGTCAAGAAAATACTTAGTGTATTACCTGGTTCCTGGGAAAGCAAGGTAAACGCCATCACAGAGGCAAAGGATTTATAG